In Blastocatellia bacterium, the genomic window CAGCCGCCACCCACGGAGAGATTTTTTTGACCATTAGCGAGCGATAACTCGCCACCAGAGCGAATGGGAACACAATGAAGATGTAGCGATCAAATCGGCAAGAGATCAGAACGAACGTCCCCGCAAGGAGAAGCATCGTTGCGAGGCTCAGAGTGGCTTCCGGAGATGGCGTCGCTCCCTGTCGGTCACCGGTCTGGCCCAGGCGACCTCGAAGGGACCCGGCGAGGAGGCTGAGAATCACTCCCACGATGCCCATGCTGTAAAGAATCTGTTTCGCTCCCCCGGAGAATTCCCCTACGCGACTTCGCCAGTACTCGAGGCTCTGATTTGTCGGAATCTCAGACGAGTATCGCACATAGTAGGCGACCAGGGCACGATCCACAAGCTGCTCGATCGTTCGATCAAGGATGCCCGATGCCAGGATAAGGCTAACGACGACGATGCAGGCCGTCGCCGGAAATATCAGTCTGACTCGCCGCCGAAGCGTATCGCCCAGCCAGGGCCAGGATTCTCTTCCGATCAGTTCGACCAGAACTGCCGCACTCACAACGGAGCCCATCGTGAGACCGAGCGAGAGTGTCCTTCCTCCTTGAGGGAAAATTGGCGAATCGGTGAGATAGGGCATGAGCCGATGCGACGCGACATAGAGGATGACAGCCGTCACGCCGAGGAGGACCGCAACGCCACGCCGCACAGTGAAATACCCACCAGCCGTTTCACCTTGCCTCCCCCCGGTGTTCCGGTATTTGACCCACGCGCGATACCGGTCAAGGCCCTCCCGGCTGAGCACAGCGAGCGAAAGCGGGAGGAAGAAAAGTCCACTATAGAAAACGGCCACGATGGGCACACGGTAGACATCCCGGGCGATGCGATAGGTTTTCAGCATCTCCAGTTGAGCGAAGCGAAACTGCGTGGGGATCCCGTGGTGCACCGTCAACCAGTAGTAGAAGGCGGCGAGGGTCGCTACAGGAGCCATCAGCAGAAGTGCTGCGATCCTTCCCGACCGCACCTTCCACACCCGAGCCAGGAGAAGGAGGGCAACCGCCAGCGGCAATATAATGGCGTACTGACGAACCAGTACGGCGCAGCTCGAGAACAGGCAGCCTAGCGCAAAGAAAAAGATCTCACGCGGGCGGTTGGTCTGGCTCAGCACGAACGAGGCGAGCGCGAGGATCATCAACCCGTAAAAAGGAACGTCCGTGTAGAATGTAAAGCTCAGCGTGAAATAGATGGGGTTGAACCACAGCGTCAGCGTCACAAGAAGAGGAAGCCAGCGCGATACCCGGTCCTGGGGAGCATTCATCTCGGTGAGCTGCTCGCACAGCTTGTAGAACCCGATGAGCCCTCCGAGACTGAGCGCGAGCGTTGAGAGGTGCAATGCGCCGAAAGAGAATCCAAAGGGAAGACAAAAGAGGTATCCCCAAACGACCTGGAAAATAATGCTGGCAGCCGATTCGTCGGCGAGTCGAAGATGACCCGTCTCGTACAGGTGTTTGACGGAAAGCGCATAGGTCCAGTCATCGCCGACGGGATAGTTGTAGAGTGGATTCACCAGAAGAATCGAACCAACAACGATGGCGACCAGAAGAGCAATTCTCAAAAGGCAGGCTTCCCTTCGGAGGTGGAATCGGGCCGACGCGATCGAAATCGCGCCACGAGGAAGTTCCACACGCGCTCCTGGTTGAGCTGGGCGTGGGTGTGCTGGCAGGCGGCGCATAATGGCAAGCGCGAGAAGTCCAGAGCGCGATGCCGCTCTCTGACAACCGCCAACGGCTCACCCCGCCAAATCTCTTCCAGCGTTTGCTCGCCAAAGCGACCGACAACCATCTGACCGTCCACATCAAAACAACACGGAACAACCGTCCCGTCCCACAAAACGGTGAGGGCGTCCCACAGGAACGCCGTGCAGGGGACGCGAAAGTCTATACCACGTGTGGGGAATCCGCGGTCTTTGGTTTTCCCCGCCCAGGTATTGAAGCTTTTGACGTGAATGTAATCGCCCGGTTCAAGGAAGGGGTGCCACTGACGCTTGAAGGCTTCGATTTCTTCCCGCGTTTCTTGCATGGCGATGATCTGGAAGACGGCGCGCGGGCCGCGCCCGTTGGCCGTGCGCCGCGCCTCAAGGAACGCCCGCACATTGTCCATCACCTGGTGAAACCGCGCCCCCCGTCGAATTGCTTCATAGGTCTCCGGCCTCACGCCGTCGAGGCTGAAAACGACCGTGTCCAGAGCAGAGTGAGCCAATCGAACGACCTTCTCACCCCGCAGGAGCGTGGCGTTAGTGCTGATGACGACACTCCGAATGGCCGAGAACTGTTTGATGTAAGCGATCCGATCAAACAACCACTTATCCACGAGCGGCTCCCCCCAGGCATGAAGCCACACGATGTCGGCACCATGGCTGCCGATCTCATCGGCGAGCCGGCGGAACATCTCCATGGTCATCGTGCCCTCGGCGCGGGCTTTCGATTGCGTGGGACACATGATGCAGTCGAGATTGCAGATGCTGGTCGTCTCGATGTTAATGCGCCGAGGAAACGGCAACAACTCGGCCAGTTCGCGCCGGTGCCACCAGAGGAAGAATCGCGAGAGAGCACGTCCCGGAAAATTCACACCGTTCCCCCTCGTTGTCTCAGATAGGGCCGAGGGCCTGCGATCACCGTCGTACGGCTACCGTTGCCCTGCTCGATCGGTCCTCGTATTTCAGCTCCAGCACGGTAACAAACGTCCCGCAGCCTGTCAAGCTCGCCTTCTCCCACGATGGACCGAGATTCCTCCCACCAGAAGCTCATCAACGACACCATCGCCACGAAAGGTCGCCGAGGGCCCATCGTCCGGAACGTTCCTCGATTTGGGGTGAGCGTCATCGGCGGCATCAGGATGAACCAAGAGGGATAATTTGAAGAGGGGTGTAAATGGCGCCACTCGGCCGGAGGTCGCTTCGCATGAGCGTGATTCGGTCGGCCCGGAACGGCCCGGTCGAAAAATGAAGGGCGAGGAACTTTCGCGCCAGCTCGCGTGCGCCCGTCGCCGCCCGAATACGGCCAATGGTGAGATGCGCCTGGAAAGGGCGGCCCTCTCGCGCGAAGCCCAGTCCCGCCATCGCTTCCTCGATTGCTCCGGCCAGACGCGGGAGATGTCCCCCCTCCTCAGTAACCCCAATCCAGAGAACCCGGGGAGCGCGCTCGCTGGGGAAAACGCCACAACCTCGGGCGACAAGTTCAAAGGGACCGAACCGACCGGCCACATCCGTAAGGACACGGCGGACGTCGGCGAGCCGCGACTCCTCCACATCGCCAAGAAACTTAAGGGTGAGATGGATATTCTCCGCTTTTGTCCAGCTCACAGAGACCGGCTCGTTCGTGAATTGCGCCTGAAACCGACCGATTTCCGTCTTCACTTCGTCAGGTAGCTCTATGCAGATGAAGGAGCGAATTTTTGCCATGATCCCCTCCCCTCGAGCAGTTTGACACACACGACTCAACTTGCTCGCGCATGCCAGATCATGCTTCCCTGCGTGTCATCCCTGGAGAGTCCCCCCGGCTCATCCGGCGTCAGTTTCGAGAAGCGACAGGTAAAATTCCTTCATCCGCTCAATGAGCCGCTTGACGCCATAATGGCCCAGAGCGAATTGTTGGGCTTGGTGGGCGATGCGTTGGGCTTCTTCCTCATGCGTGAGGACATGAACGATTGCATCGGCAAGATCTCGCGGATTGTTTCCCTCGACGAGCCATCCCGTTTCCCCAGGCCGTACGACATCGCCATTGCCCCCAACGCGTGTCGCTATGACCGGTCGTGCTGACGCCATCGCTTCGATGAGTGCGACAGGTGTCCCTTCGTTCAATGAATGATTGACGACGACATCGGCATCGGCATAAATCCGCTCCAGATCATCGCGCCAGCCGAGGAAATACGTTCGCTGCCCGAGCGATAGCGAGGCCGCCGCACGTTCCAGTTCCCGACGAAGCTCGCCATCCCCCACAACGACCAGGACCGCATCCGACATCTGCTCGACGACATACTTCATGGCCTGAAACAACAGCCGATGATTCTTGACAGCGACCAGACGACCGACCGAGCAAATCACCCGCGCGTTCGGCCCAAGCCCCAATTCGCGCCGAAGGTCCCCACGGAACCGGGAGGCCGTCACAAAGCGATCGAGTTCCAGGCCCAGGGGAATGACCACGATTCGATTCTCATCGGCGATACCATAGGCGATCAGGTCGCGCTTCACCGATTCGCTCACAGCAACAATTCGGGTTGTCCGGCGAGCGAGCTGCGCTTCGATGAAGCGAAAGAATCGCGCCGCGAGAGGATGAAAGTAAGAGTGGAACGTATGTCCGTGAAAAGTATGGACGACGATGGGAACGCGGGCAGCGCGAGCCGCCACACGGCCAAGTGCGCCGGCTTTGGACGCATGAGTGTGA contains:
- a CDS encoding glycosyltransferase family 4 protein, which encodes MKGNERTTRSHPSSPIRIVRIFSRLNIGGPSRHVILLTAGLNDDTFQTTLIVGREGATEGNMYADAVTHGVQPLIIPELRREIHPLNDLVALWKLYRTIDRLKPHIVHTHASKAGALGRVAARAARVPIVVHTFHGHTFHSYFHPLAARFFRFIEAQLARRTTRIVAVSESVKRDLIAYGIADENRIVVIPLGLELDRFVTASRFRGDLRRELGLGPNARVICSVGRLVAVKNHRLLFQAMKYVVEQMSDAVLVVVGDGELRRELERAAASLSLGQRTYFLGWRDDLERIYADADVVVNHSLNEGTPVALIEAMASARPVIATRVGGNGDVVRPGETGWLVEGNNPRDLADAIVHVLTHEEEAQRIAHQAQQFALGHYGVKRLIERMKEFYLSLLETDAG
- a CDS encoding radical SAM protein, which gives rise to MNFPGRALSRFFLWWHRRELAELLPFPRRINIETTSICNLDCIMCPTQSKARAEGTMTMEMFRRLADEIGSHGADIVWLHAWGEPLVDKWLFDRIAYIKQFSAIRSVVISTNATLLRGEKVVRLAHSALDTVVFSLDGVRPETYEAIRRGARFHQVMDNVRAFLEARRTANGRGPRAVFQIIAMQETREEIEAFKRQWHPFLEPGDYIHVKSFNTWAGKTKDRGFPTRGIDFRVPCTAFLWDALTVLWDGTVVPCCFDVDGQMVVGRFGEQTLEEIWRGEPLAVVRERHRALDFSRLPLCAACQHTHAQLNQERVWNFLVARFRSRRPDSTSEGKPAF
- the thpR gene encoding RNA 2',3'-cyclic phosphodiesterase, with translation MAKIRSFICIELPDEVKTEIGRFQAQFTNEPVSVSWTKAENIHLTLKFLGDVEESRLADVRRVLTDVAGRFGPFELVARGCGVFPSERAPRVLWIGVTEEGGHLPRLAGAIEEAMAGLGFAREGRPFQAHLTIGRIRAATGARELARKFLALHFSTGPFRADRITLMRSDLRPSGAIYTPLQIIPLGSS